The sequence ATGAGGCTAACTTTGAAAAGATAAAAACTAATGTATATGATATCTTTGAAAAAATGTTTAATATAAGTTATAAAAATATTTACAGTGCAAAAAATCAAGCTAACACAGACCGCGAAAAATATCAGCTATTAGAAGTTGAGTTTTTAAAATTTCTTGAAAAGATTCCTGCCCCATGGAAACAAAAGGCCATTAAAGATAAAGAACATGGATTGATAGAGGACTTAATAATTGAAGAATTAAAAATATCAACAGCTGAAGAGATTAGAGATCTATTCCAGCATAAGTATGAGAAATTCCAATAATTGAGGGTGAAATTATGAGTAAGAACACAATAGCCATATTTAAGTGCCTAGCAGATAAGTCTAGGCTTAGGATTCTAAACTACCTTATAGAAAGACCAATGTATGTTGAACTCATTTCGGAACTTTTAGACCTTAACCCATCTACAATTTCCTTTCATCTTAAAAAGTTAGAGGACGCAGGTTTGGTATACTCCACTAAGGAACAGTACTATGTAACCTACCATATAAATCCAGATATCCTGCAGCATAAGCTATCTGAATTAGTAAGCTTAGAATACACTGACTCCAATGAACAGAAGGAAAGAGAAGATAATTACAGAAGAAAGGTATTAGAGGCTTTCTTTGAATATGGAAAACTAAAATCTCTACCAGTCCAGCAAAAAAAGAGAAGGATAGTCCTCGAGGAAATAGCCAGAAGCTTTGAAAAAGACAAAACATATCCTGAACGTGAGGTTAACATTATTATAGCGGACTTCAATGACAATTTTTGCACTATCAGAAGAGATATGGTAGATGAGAAAATACTAGAGCGGGAAAACGGGATATATAGATTAACATAAGACAAAAAACACTGGGCCTTTTTAGGGGCCTAGTGTTTTTGTTTTAAATATTTAACTTCAAACTAATATTAATGCCATATGGCTACACTTACCTTACTTTTGCTTTTTATTCCAAGAGTCCTTAAGGGGGACTATTCTGTTGAATACCAATTTATCAGGGGTGGTGTGTTTGTAGTCTACACAGAAAAAGCCGTTTCGGATGAATTGGTATTTACTCTCTTTTTCTGCATGTTTTAACGCAGGCTCTATAACACAATCCTTTAATACCACAAATGATTCTGGGTTTATTTTCTCTCCCCAAGTTTTTGTTTCATCCTTTAGTAAATCCTCATCTGATAAAAGCCTATCATACAAGTGCACATCGGCTTTAATTCCATGCTCTGCTGATACCCAATGGATAGTTCCTTTTACCTTACGACCTGTAAAACCAGAACCACTTTTAGTTTCTGGATCATATGTGCAACGAAGCTCCACTATTTCTCCTTTGTCATCTTTGATCACTTCATTGCACTTAATGAAATATGCACCTTTAAGCCTAACTTCCACATCTGGGGCTAAACGGTTAAAACCTTTAACAGGCTGTTCCATAAAGTCATCTTTTTCTATATAGATTTCCTTAGCAAAAGGAACTTCTCTAGTGCCTGCATCGGGATTTTGAGGGTTGTTTTCAATTTCTAGTAGCTCAGTTTC comes from Alkalicella caledoniensis and encodes:
- a CDS encoding metalloregulator ArsR/SmtB family transcription factor, translating into MSKNTIAIFKCLADKSRLRILNYLIERPMYVELISELLDLNPSTISFHLKKLEDAGLVYSTKEQYYVTYHINPDILQHKLSELVSLEYTDSNEQKEREDNYRRKVLEAFFEYGKLKSLPVQQKKRRIVLEEIARSFEKDKTYPEREVNIIIADFNDNFCTIRRDMVDEKILERENGIYRLT